Proteins encoded within one genomic window of Nonomuraea gerenzanensis:
- a CDS encoding monooxygenase produces the protein MKRFARTAAALLAAVLLASCGASASPEQPRSAPGQTGSAPGHSGHASRPAPVASPLRPGERFVNLAMAEPYTPGPPNGGTDDYRCFLVDPGLTGRVSLTGAQFEPQNTAIVHHAIFFRLAPEQARRARELDRSTPGQGWSCFGDAGIGDAGWVAHWAPGSNEVLLDPKYGYDLAPGSQLIMQVHYNLLGVRGDPGTDRSGIRLRVTDRRLEPLETGLFYAPVELPCTASESGPLCDREAAVRDVGKRFGEGSLTQVRLLERYCGPVRAGPTQHCDVPVEAPFTVHALAGHMHLLGRSIKVELNPGTAKARTLLDVPAYNFDDQSLRPLPEPVEVRAGDVVRVTCTHDAGLRALLPELAGTAPRYVVWGEGTSDEMCLGIAITSAA, from the coding sequence ATGAAGCGATTCGCCCGGACGGCCGCCGCGCTCCTCGCGGCCGTCCTGCTCGCCTCCTGCGGCGCGTCCGCCTCTCCGGAGCAGCCACGATCGGCTCCTGGACAGACTGGTTCCGCCCCCGGACATTCCGGGCACGCCTCCCGGCCCGCTCCCGTGGCGTCCCCGCTGCGGCCGGGTGAGCGGTTCGTCAACCTGGCCATGGCGGAGCCGTACACGCCGGGGCCGCCCAACGGCGGCACCGACGACTACCGCTGCTTCCTCGTCGATCCCGGACTGACCGGCCGGGTGTCGCTGACCGGCGCCCAGTTCGAGCCCCAGAACACCGCCATCGTGCACCATGCGATCTTCTTCAGGCTCGCCCCCGAGCAGGCCCGGCGGGCGCGCGAGCTGGACCGCAGCACCCCGGGCCAGGGCTGGTCCTGCTTCGGCGACGCGGGCATCGGCGACGCCGGCTGGGTGGCGCACTGGGCGCCGGGCAGCAACGAGGTGCTCCTCGACCCGAAGTACGGCTACGACCTGGCGCCGGGCAGCCAGCTGATCATGCAGGTGCACTACAACCTGCTGGGCGTCCGGGGCGACCCGGGCACCGACCGCTCCGGCATCCGCCTGCGCGTCACCGACCGGCGGCTGGAGCCGCTGGAGACCGGGCTGTTCTACGCGCCCGTCGAGCTGCCCTGCACGGCGAGCGAGTCCGGCCCGCTGTGCGACAGGGAGGCCGCCGTACGGGACGTCGGGAAGCGGTTCGGCGAGGGCAGCCTGACCCAGGTGCGGCTGCTGGAGCGGTACTGCGGCCCGGTCAGGGCGGGGCCGACCCAGCACTGTGACGTGCCCGTCGAGGCCCCGTTCACGGTGCACGCGCTGGCCGGGCACATGCACCTGCTCGGCCGGTCCATCAAGGTCGAGCTCAACCCGGGCACCGCGAAGGCCAGGACGCTGCTCGACGTGCCCGCGTACAACTTCGACGATCAGTCGCTGCGGCCGCTGCCCGAGCCGGTCGAGGTGCGCGCGGGCGACGTCGTGCGGGTCACCTGCACCCACGACGCCGGCCTGCGCGCCCTGCTGCCGGAGCTGGCCGGCACCGCGCCCCGGTACGTCGTCTGGGGCGAGGGCACCAGCGACGAGATGTGCCTGGGCATCGCCATCACCTCGGCCGCCTGA
- a CDS encoding SigE family RNA polymerase sigma factor has protein sequence MDDEPGFDDFVAQHTDALLRYGYVLTGNPHDAADLVQEALVRLCGAWPRVRRKDNPHSYTRTTMARLHISVWRRRRREHLTGEPPERAHHAIFPADLDQGLWQELAALPRRQRAVLVLRYYEQLSDAEIAKVLGISTGTVRSQASRGLDKLRSALSSAPASHRSMR, from the coding sequence GTGGACGACGAACCCGGCTTCGACGACTTCGTGGCGCAGCACACGGACGCGCTGCTCCGCTACGGGTACGTCCTGACCGGAAACCCTCATGACGCCGCCGACCTGGTGCAGGAGGCGCTGGTACGGCTGTGCGGCGCCTGGCCGAGGGTGCGCCGCAAGGACAACCCGCACAGCTACACCCGGACCACGATGGCCCGGCTGCACATCAGCGTCTGGCGGCGGCGCAGGCGTGAGCACCTCACCGGGGAGCCGCCTGAACGGGCCCACCACGCGATCTTCCCCGCCGACCTGGACCAGGGGCTCTGGCAGGAGCTGGCCGCGCTGCCCCGCAGGCAGCGCGCCGTGCTGGTGCTGCGCTACTACGAGCAGCTCAGCGACGCCGAGATCGCCAAGGTGCTCGGCATCTCCACCGGAACCGTGCGCAGCCAGGCCTCGCGCGGCCTGGACAAGCTGCGTTCCGCCCTCTCCTCCGCACCGGCGTCCCACAGGAGCATGCGATGA
- a CDS encoding SDR family NAD(P)-dependent oxidoreductase: protein MRVRFAGKVALVTGASGVVGRAAALAYAREGAAVLAAGRDAARLDEVVKLVAESGGRAAACTVDLTRSTEVAAMVEAAVSRFGGLDVALNAAGVFGTLAPLADYDEDIWDDVLAVNLKGVFLSMKHEIAHMRAHGGGVIVNVSSNLGAHWRLAGASAYAASKAAVSHLTRAAARDHIADGVRINALSPGPIDSPMSARPGETREERDERMRNALPIGRVAAPEEIAAAALWLSSPESSFVVGADHVIDGGATA from the coding sequence ATGAGGGTACGTTTTGCAGGCAAGGTGGCGCTGGTCACCGGGGCCAGTGGCGTCGTGGGGCGGGCGGCGGCGCTGGCGTACGCGCGGGAGGGCGCGGCGGTCCTGGCCGCCGGGCGCGACGCCGCGCGGCTGGACGAGGTCGTGAAGCTGGTGGCGGAGAGCGGTGGCCGGGCCGCCGCGTGCACCGTGGACCTCACCCGCTCCACCGAGGTCGCCGCCATGGTGGAGGCCGCCGTCTCCCGCTTCGGCGGGCTCGACGTGGCGCTCAACGCGGCCGGCGTCTTCGGCACGCTGGCGCCGCTGGCCGACTACGACGAGGACATCTGGGACGACGTCCTGGCCGTCAACCTCAAGGGCGTCTTCCTGTCGATGAAGCACGAGATCGCCCACATGCGGGCCCATGGGGGCGGCGTCATCGTCAACGTCTCCTCCAACCTGGGGGCGCACTGGCGGCTGGCGGGGGCGAGCGCGTACGCCGCCTCGAAGGCCGCCGTCAGCCACCTGACCCGGGCGGCGGCCCGCGACCACATCGCCGACGGCGTCCGCATCAACGCCCTGAGCCCCGGGCCGATCGACTCGCCGATGTCGGCGCGGCCGGGGGAGACGCGCGAGGAGCGGGACGAGCGGATGAGGAACGCGCTGCCCATCGGCCGCGTGGCCGCCCCCGAGGAGATCGCGGCGGCGGCGCTGTGGTTGTCGTCGCCGGAGTCGAGCTTCGTGGTGGGGGCCGACCACGTGATCGACGGTGGCGCGACGGCGTGA
- a CDS encoding sensor histidine kinase, whose amino-acid sequence MDGARARPIDAVAVLVAAGLTPATGYAGPALVIMMAGALPLLWMRRAPLAVAWICAGTALAVPVLALVVPAVVPLPAAGAPLWPPAAPFAAYGAMAFAADRRALSRWMPVLVIGFAVLTLPDRLALIARSEAVLALAVMYGLYVAVRERLRAELAERSERIERERLAGEMHDVVTHRVSRIVLQAGVLSLAAGDDRARAAAEDIRATGCDALDELRHMVALLRRGTGEGFDLGLPLPDLRPLVIDSARDGVPVELSVDGPPAPVAGLVGRTAYLVAEAALANVRKHAPGADVRIGVRYAPGHVRIAVRSTGGLPDAWVAVAGPGMSLPDLRERVELAGGTLACGPTEDGGYRVEATFPTS is encoded by the coding sequence GTGGACGGTGCCCGCGCGCGACCGATCGACGCCGTCGCGGTCCTGGTCGCGGCAGGTCTGACACCCGCTACAGGCTACGCGGGCCCAGCTCTGGTGATCATGATGGCGGGGGCGCTGCCGCTGCTGTGGATGCGCCGGGCACCCCTGGCCGTCGCCTGGATCTGCGCGGGCACGGCGCTCGCCGTGCCGGTGCTGGCCCTGGTCGTGCCGGCCGTCGTGCCGCTGCCGGCCGCCGGCGCGCCGCTCTGGCCGCCGGCGGCGCCGTTCGCCGCGTACGGCGCGATGGCGTTCGCGGCCGACCGGCGCGCGCTGTCCCGCTGGATGCCGGTGCTGGTGATCGGCTTCGCCGTCCTGACCCTGCCTGACCGGCTCGCGCTGATCGCCAGGAGCGAGGCGGTGCTCGCGCTCGCGGTCATGTACGGCCTGTACGTCGCCGTCAGGGAACGGCTGCGCGCCGAGCTGGCCGAGCGCTCCGAGCGGATCGAGCGCGAACGCCTGGCCGGCGAGATGCACGACGTCGTCACCCACCGCGTCAGCCGGATCGTGCTCCAGGCCGGCGTGTTGTCCCTGGCCGCGGGCGACGACCGGGCCAGAGCGGCGGCCGAGGACATCCGCGCGACGGGCTGCGACGCGCTCGACGAGCTGCGGCACATGGTGGCGCTGCTGCGGCGCGGCACCGGCGAGGGTTTCGACCTGGGGTTACCGCTGCCGGACCTGCGGCCGCTGGTGATCGACTCGGCCCGCGACGGCGTGCCGGTGGAGCTGTCGGTGGACGGGCCGCCCGCGCCCGTCGCCGGCCTGGTGGGGCGGACCGCGTACCTGGTGGCCGAGGCGGCCCTGGCCAACGTGCGCAAGCACGCGCCCGGCGCGGACGTACGGATCGGGGTGCGGTACGCGCCCGGCCACGTGCGCATCGCCGTACGCAGCACCGGCGGCCTGCCGGACGCCTGGGTCGCCGTCGCCGGCCCCGGGATGAGCCTGCCCGACCTGCGCGAACGGGTGGAGCTGGCCGGTGGCACGCTGGCGTGCGGCCCGACGGAGGACGGCGGGTACCGGGTCGAGGCCACCTTCCCCACCTCGTGA
- a CDS encoding golvesin C-terminal-like domain-containing protein yields the protein MTVKESPLAAAFAKASAAHDVPRDLLVALAYAETHLDGHQGEPSASNGYGVMHLVSNPTHHSLEKAAELTGLSADKLKTDDEANVLGGAAVLRALADKLGLDEAARKDAGRWYPAVAQYGNASSPELARLYADAVYEQLGLGIDARGVQVRPQEITADRGEYADARDLNARAGKQAGEPADGPVAVASADYPPAAWVPASTSNYRVSSRETSYNIDRVVIHVTQGSYAGTISWFQNPSAQVSAHYVVKSSNGAITQMVRDKDVAWHAGNSTYNNRSIGIEHEGWVSDPSWFTDAMYRASAALTRYLCDKYGIPKTRTGIIGHNEVPGATHTDPGSHWNWTTYMNYVTGDGGTPTWTTTVDNATAGQFTASANWGTSTYSSQRHGADYRFADPVAASDPAWYSATIPSAGTYRIEVWYPADAGYNSSAPYIVATSSGNQTVYVDQRSGGGAWRSIGTFSLNAGTYNVVGVSRWTSGTGLVIADAVRISR from the coding sequence GTGACGGTCAAGGAATCGCCGCTCGCCGCCGCCTTCGCCAAGGCGTCCGCCGCCCACGACGTACCGCGTGACCTGCTCGTCGCGCTCGCCTACGCCGAGACCCACCTCGACGGCCACCAGGGCGAGCCCAGCGCCAGCAACGGCTACGGCGTGATGCACCTGGTCAGCAACCCGACCCACCACTCGCTGGAGAAGGCGGCCGAGCTCACCGGGCTCTCCGCCGACAAGCTGAAGACCGACGACGAGGCCAACGTGCTCGGCGGCGCCGCCGTGCTGCGTGCCCTCGCCGACAAGCTCGGCCTCGACGAGGCCGCCAGGAAGGACGCCGGCCGCTGGTACCCCGCCGTCGCCCAGTACGGCAACGCCTCCTCGCCCGAGCTGGCCCGCCTGTACGCCGACGCCGTCTACGAGCAGCTCGGCCTCGGCATCGACGCGCGCGGTGTCCAGGTCAGGCCGCAGGAGATCACGGCCGACCGCGGCGAGTACGCCGACGCCCGCGACCTGAACGCACGCGCCGGCAAGCAGGCGGGGGAGCCGGCCGACGGGCCGGTCGCCGTGGCCAGCGCCGACTACCCGCCGGCCGCGTGGGTCCCGGCCAGCACCAGCAACTACCGCGTCTCCAGCCGCGAGACCAGCTACAACATCGACCGGGTGGTCATCCACGTCACCCAGGGCTCCTACGCCGGGACCATCTCCTGGTTCCAGAACCCCAGCGCGCAGGTCTCGGCCCACTACGTGGTCAAGTCCTCCAACGGCGCCATCACCCAGATGGTCCGTGACAAGGACGTCGCCTGGCACGCCGGCAACTCCACCTACAACAACCGCTCCATCGGCATCGAGCACGAGGGCTGGGTCAGCGACCCCTCGTGGTTCACCGACGCCATGTACCGGGCCTCGGCCGCACTGACGCGCTACCTCTGCGACAAGTACGGCATCCCGAAGACCAGGACCGGCATCATCGGTCACAACGAGGTCCCTGGCGCGACCCACACCGACCCGGGCTCGCACTGGAACTGGACCACGTACATGAACTACGTGACCGGTGACGGCGGCACCCCGACGTGGACCACCACGGTGGACAACGCCACCGCCGGCCAGTTCACCGCCAGCGCCAACTGGGGCACCTCCACCTACTCCAGCCAGCGCCACGGCGCCGACTACCGCTTCGCCGACCCTGTCGCCGCCAGCGACCCGGCGTGGTACTCGGCCACGATCCCGAGTGCGGGCACGTACCGGATCGAGGTCTGGTATCCGGCGGACGCCGGGTACAACAGCTCGGCGCCGTACATCGTGGCGACGTCCAGCGGCAACCAGACCGTGTACGTCGACCAGCGCTCCGGCGGCGGGGCCTGGCGCAGCATCGGGACGTTCTCGCTGAACGCGGGCACCTACAACGTGGTCGGCGTGAGCCGGTGGACCTCAGGTACCGGCCTCGTGATCGCGGACGCGGTGCGCATCAGCAGGTAG
- a CDS encoding family 10 glycosylhydrolase gives MTALLRTVVLAVLIAAALVSPHHSQPAAAAACATDPATPKRQLRAMWISSVANIDWPSRTGLSVAAQQAEFRAWLDLAVSKRMNAVVVQVRPTADAFWPSPYEPWSQWLTGTQGGNPGYDPLAFMVNEAHARNLEFHAWFNPYRVANHDDPARLIATHPARQHPGWRFAYGGKLYYNPGIPEVRDFIEDAIMDAVSRYDVDGVHLDDYFYPYPVSGQSIPDAATFDRYGGSFTDVGDWRRNNVNLLVRELDQRIHAAKPHVSFGISPFGIWRNAATDPLGSRTSGLQSYDAIYADSRQWVKQGWVDYLAPQIYWHLGFTTAAYEVLTAWWSEQVRGTGVQLVIGQAAYRAGASGQEAAWQDPAELSDHLYDNRQHPEVAGDIFFSAKDVKADRIGAFTRVVNAHYGRPALLPARGSAAAPAAPAITSATRGSNGVQLSWSGSAASYAVYRVDGTPAAADPCFFADARNLIRTTRQTTFTDTTATGSAYTYYVTALNRTHQESGPSAGRAVTSSSPGGFSVVIDNADAGFAASSGWGTSTYSAQLHGSDYRFAEPVAASDPAWFRAAVPSAGSYRVEVWYPANAGYNSATPYVVAASGGNRTITVDQRTGGGAWRDLGTFTLDAGTYNVVGVSRWTSTAGYVIADAVRLTRL, from the coding sequence GTGACCGCGCTCCTGCGTACCGTCGTCCTCGCGGTGCTCATCGCCGCCGCGCTCGTCAGCCCCCACCACTCCCAGCCCGCAGCGGCAGCCGCCTGCGCCACCGACCCGGCCACCCCCAAGCGGCAGCTCAGAGCCATGTGGATCTCCTCGGTCGCCAACATCGACTGGCCCAGCCGCACGGGGCTGAGCGTGGCGGCGCAGCAGGCGGAGTTCCGCGCCTGGCTCGACCTGGCCGTCTCCAAGCGCATGAACGCCGTGGTCGTGCAGGTCAGGCCGACGGCCGACGCGTTCTGGCCCTCGCCGTACGAGCCGTGGTCGCAGTGGCTCACCGGCACCCAGGGCGGCAACCCCGGCTACGACCCCCTCGCCTTCATGGTGAACGAGGCACACGCCCGCAACCTGGAGTTCCACGCCTGGTTCAACCCGTACAGGGTCGCCAACCACGACGATCCGGCGCGGCTGATCGCCACGCATCCGGCGCGGCAGCACCCCGGCTGGCGCTTCGCCTACGGCGGCAAGCTGTACTACAACCCGGGCATCCCGGAGGTCCGCGACTTCATCGAGGACGCGATCATGGACGCCGTCTCCCGGTACGACGTGGACGGCGTGCACCTCGACGACTACTTCTACCCCTATCCGGTGAGCGGCCAGAGCATCCCGGACGCGGCCACGTTCGACCGGTACGGCGGCTCGTTCACCGACGTCGGCGACTGGCGGCGCAACAACGTGAACCTGCTGGTACGCGAGCTGGACCAGCGCATCCACGCCGCCAAGCCGCACGTCTCCTTCGGCATCAGCCCGTTCGGGATCTGGCGCAACGCGGCCACCGACCCGCTGGGCTCGCGCACCTCGGGGCTGCAGTCGTACGACGCGATCTACGCCGACAGCCGGCAGTGGGTCAAGCAGGGCTGGGTGGACTACCTGGCGCCGCAGATCTACTGGCACCTCGGCTTCACCACGGCGGCCTACGAGGTGCTCACCGCCTGGTGGTCGGAGCAGGTCAGGGGCACCGGCGTGCAGCTCGTGATCGGGCAGGCGGCCTACCGGGCGGGCGCGTCGGGGCAGGAGGCCGCGTGGCAGGATCCCGCCGAGCTGAGCGACCACCTCTACGACAACCGGCAACATCCCGAGGTGGCCGGTGACATCTTCTTCAGCGCCAAGGACGTCAAGGCCGACCGGATCGGCGCGTTCACCAGGGTCGTCAACGCGCACTACGGCAGGCCCGCGCTGCTGCCCGCCCGCGGCTCCGCCGCCGCGCCGGCCGCGCCGGCGATCACCTCGGCGACCCGGGGCTCCAACGGCGTGCAGTTGTCCTGGTCGGGCTCGGCCGCCTCGTACGCCGTCTACCGGGTGGACGGCACGCCGGCGGCCGCCGATCCGTGCTTCTTCGCCGACGCCCGCAACCTGATCAGGACCACCCGGCAGACCACGTTCACGGACACGACGGCCACCGGCTCCGCCTACACCTACTACGTGACCGCGCTCAACCGCACCCACCAGGAGAGCGGGCCCAGCGCGGGCCGGGCCGTCACGTCGTCGTCGCCCGGCGGGTTCAGCGTGGTGATCGACAACGCGGACGCCGGCTTCGCCGCGAGCTCGGGCTGGGGCACCTCGACGTACTCGGCCCAGCTCCACGGGAGCGACTACCGTTTCGCCGAGCCGGTCGCGGCCAGCGATCCCGCGTGGTTCCGCGCCGCCGTCCCGAGCGCGGGAAGTTACCGGGTGGAGGTGTGGTATCCGGCCAACGCGGGTTACAACAGCGCGACGCCGTACGTCGTGGCGGCTTCGGGCGGGAACCGGACGATCACCGTGGACCAGCGCACGGGCGGCGGGGCCTGGCGTGATCTCGGGACGTTCACCCTCGACGCGGGCACCTACAACGTGGTCGGCGTGAGCCGCTGGACCTCCACGGCCGGGTACGTCATCGCCGACGCCGTGCGCCTCACGAGGCTCTGA
- a CDS encoding pyridoxal phosphate-dependent decarboxylase family protein gives MNLPPTGRPVADLLAEVTRIKQHDLPVRGGQVTAYVYDTGRAEVNEAATAAYLEMLEVNCLDPTAFPSVVEMERQVVGAVADLLGGGHGIFTSGGTESIMLAVKAARDLASAAEQARAGGGPRSRPNLVLPVTAHPAFHKAAHYLGVEVVSVPVDLETYRVRARDVEAAMDADTILVVVSAPSYPQGVIDPVEEVAAVAAAAGVPCHVDACVGGWLLPWLREAGAAVPPFDLSVPGVTSISCDLHKFGYAPKGASVLLFADPAARRKAYFASAAWPGYTIINATVQSSRSAGPLGGAWATLQALGHDGYAELGRATLEATRRLRAGLAAIPGLRVLGEPESSLVAFTGADVDVFVLADEARARGWFLQPQLSYAGIPANLHITVTGVTLAGVEAMLKVIEESAAAARERGPVVLPDGLVELVAELDLEAIDDAAFAELSASVGVDLRPGAGQPEMATVNAVLDALPAPAREAVLVRFLSVLYGR, from the coding sequence GTGAACCTGCCGCCGACGGGAAGGCCCGTAGCGGACCTGCTGGCCGAGGTGACCCGGATCAAGCAGCACGACCTGCCGGTGCGCGGCGGCCAGGTCACCGCCTACGTCTACGACACCGGCCGGGCCGAGGTGAACGAGGCCGCGACCGCGGCGTACCTGGAGATGCTGGAGGTCAACTGCCTCGACCCGACCGCGTTCCCCAGCGTGGTGGAGATGGAGCGGCAGGTCGTCGGCGCGGTGGCGGACCTGCTCGGCGGCGGGCACGGCATCTTCACCAGCGGCGGCACCGAGTCGATCATGCTGGCCGTGAAGGCCGCCCGCGACCTGGCCTCCGCAGCGGAGCAGGCGCGGGCCGGGGGCGGGCCTCGCTCCCGCCCGAACCTGGTGCTGCCCGTCACCGCGCACCCCGCCTTCCACAAGGCGGCCCACTACCTGGGCGTCGAGGTCGTCTCCGTGCCGGTGGACCTGGAGACGTACAGGGTGCGGGCCCGCGACGTCGAGGCGGCCATGGACGCGGACACGATCCTGGTCGTGGTCTCCGCGCCGTCCTACCCGCAAGGCGTGATCGACCCCGTCGAGGAGGTCGCGGCCGTGGCCGCGGCGGCGGGCGTGCCGTGTCACGTGGACGCGTGCGTGGGCGGCTGGCTGCTGCCCTGGCTGCGGGAGGCGGGCGCGGCGGTGCCGCCGTTCGACCTGTCGGTGCCGGGGGTGACGTCGATCTCCTGCGACCTGCACAAGTTCGGCTACGCGCCCAAGGGCGCCTCGGTGCTGCTGTTCGCCGATCCGGCGGCGCGGCGCAAGGCGTACTTCGCGTCGGCGGCCTGGCCCGGGTACACGATCATCAACGCGACCGTGCAGAGCTCCCGGTCGGCGGGCCCGCTCGGCGGCGCCTGGGCCACCCTCCAGGCGCTGGGCCACGACGGGTACGCCGAGCTGGGCCGGGCCACGCTGGAGGCGACGCGCCGGCTGCGCGCCGGCCTGGCCGCGATCCCCGGGCTGCGGGTGCTCGGGGAGCCCGAGTCGTCGCTGGTGGCCTTCACCGGGGCCGACGTGGACGTGTTCGTGCTGGCCGACGAGGCGCGGGCGCGCGGCTGGTTCCTGCAGCCGCAGCTCTCGTACGCGGGCATCCCCGCCAACCTGCACATCACGGTCACCGGGGTCACGCTGGCCGGGGTCGAGGCCATGCTGAAGGTGATCGAGGAGTCGGCCGCGGCGGCCCGCGAGCGCGGGCCCGTGGTGCTGCCGGACGGGCTGGTCGAGCTGGTGGCGGAGCTGGACCTGGAGGCGATCGACGACGCGGCGTTCGCGGAGCTGAGCGCCTCGGTCGGGGTGGACCTGCGGCCGGGGGCGGGGCAGCCGGAGATGGCGACGGTCAACGCCGTCCTCGACGCGCTGCCCGCCCCTGCCAGGGAGGCGGTGCTGGTGCGCTTCCTGTCGGTGCTCTACGGCCGCTGA
- a CDS encoding TolB family protein — protein MTDLEEQLSRVLSGAAHHAPQASPGLAATVKTRHRRRRTRAAAAYAVAAVVLVVGGAGVAVNALGTSAAPQPAVGPTREPEPPADRIPPPVEQVWPQAVHKIPAKLPDGRAYYPQLLLDEHTLLVMTGVQDGDRQFLWSYDLRDGRPTRIAEIPPTKGSAIFADGVTAGGGDIVWWASYKEAGGPRVARIWTVPATGGRPRPVTDVPLGNVMKQGHINGLTVVGSDVVFAYEKGGVHRVPLSGGTPRPVKGAERHHVLQWPWVGVHRGQAVFRDLLNVETGERRDAVVKAGEQVRCGVERCAGVAVEYRTVKVERRRDASGKEIRCGDRRCPETARTQTITRRFVRDRDGSAERELPRDFQIGDDAGLERFFKVTLNGPGGEPVLTLWDADTGRSADLGLRRDPIPDGGLDRLMAYPIKNEMYVLDLAAIT, from the coding sequence ATGACCGACCTGGAAGAGCAGCTCAGCCGCGTCCTGTCCGGGGCGGCGCACCACGCGCCGCAGGCGTCGCCCGGCCTGGCCGCGACGGTCAAGACCCGCCATCGCCGCCGGCGGACGCGGGCCGCCGCCGCCTACGCGGTCGCGGCCGTCGTCCTGGTGGTGGGCGGGGCGGGCGTGGCGGTCAACGCCCTGGGCACCTCGGCGGCCCCGCAGCCCGCGGTCGGCCCGACCCGCGAGCCCGAGCCCCCGGCGGACCGGATCCCGCCGCCCGTCGAGCAGGTGTGGCCGCAAGCCGTGCACAAGATTCCGGCCAAGCTGCCCGACGGCCGCGCCTACTACCCGCAGCTGCTCCTCGACGAGCACACGCTGCTGGTCATGACGGGCGTCCAGGACGGCGACCGCCAGTTCCTGTGGAGCTACGACCTGCGCGACGGCCGGCCCACGCGGATCGCCGAGATCCCGCCGACCAAGGGGTCGGCCATCTTCGCCGACGGCGTCACCGCCGGTGGCGGCGACATCGTCTGGTGGGCGTCCTACAAGGAGGCGGGCGGCCCGCGGGTAGCCCGCATCTGGACGGTCCCGGCCACCGGCGGCCGGCCCCGGCCGGTGACCGACGTCCCCCTCGGGAACGTGATGAAGCAGGGCCACATCAACGGCCTGACAGTCGTCGGCTCCGACGTGGTCTTCGCCTACGAGAAGGGCGGCGTCCACCGGGTGCCGCTGAGCGGGGGGACACCGCGGCCGGTCAAGGGCGCCGAGCGGCACCACGTCCTGCAGTGGCCGTGGGTGGGCGTGCACCGCGGCCAGGCGGTCTTCCGCGACCTGCTCAACGTCGAGACCGGCGAGCGGCGCGACGCCGTGGTCAAGGCCGGCGAGCAGGTCAGGTGCGGCGTCGAGCGGTGCGCGGGCGTGGCGGTCGAGTACAGGACCGTCAAGGTCGAGCGCCGCCGCGACGCCTCGGGCAAGGAGATCAGGTGCGGCGACCGACGGTGCCCGGAGACGGCACGCACCCAGACCATCACCCGCAGGTTCGTCCGCGACCGCGACGGCTCGGCGGAGCGCGAGCTGCCGCGCGACTTCCAGATCGGAGACGACGCCGGCCTGGAGCGCTTCTTCAAGGTCACGCTGAACGGACCTGGGGGCGAGCCCGTCCTGACGCTCTGGGACGCCGACACCGGCCGATCCGCCGACCTCGGTCTCCGGCGGGACCCGATCCCCGACGGCGGCCTCGACCGGCTGATGGCCTACCCGATCAAGAACGAGATGTACGTGCTCGACCTGGCCGCGATCACGTAG
- a CDS encoding TetR/AcrR family transcriptional regulator: protein MARSKEFDPEVALQQALELFWERGYAATSMADLVEHLGVARASIYATFGGKRELYLKALERYLAQSEVIGRLSQPGPALPAVRALFDSYVAEILADELRRGCMVVNTAVEFASRDAVVLAKVATSWAELETALAGTLVRARAQGEIPAGKDPYALARFLLVLLQGLRVLGRADPDPRRLRDAVEQAMTAVQI from the coding sequence GTGGCAAGGAGCAAGGAGTTCGACCCCGAGGTCGCGTTGCAGCAGGCGCTGGAGCTGTTCTGGGAGCGCGGTTACGCGGCGACCTCGATGGCCGACCTGGTGGAGCACCTCGGCGTGGCCCGGGCGAGCATCTACGCGACGTTCGGCGGCAAGCGGGAGCTCTACCTGAAGGCGCTGGAGCGCTACCTGGCGCAGAGCGAGGTGATCGGGCGGCTGTCCCAGCCGGGGCCCGCGCTGCCCGCCGTCCGCGCCCTCTTCGACTCCTACGTCGCGGAGATCCTCGCCGACGAGCTGCGGCGGGGCTGCATGGTGGTCAACACCGCCGTGGAGTTCGCCTCCCGCGACGCGGTCGTGCTGGCCAAGGTGGCGACGAGCTGGGCCGAGCTGGAGACGGCGCTGGCCGGCACCCTGGTCAGGGCGCGGGCCCAGGGGGAGATCCCGGCGGGCAAGGACCCGTACGCGCTGGCCAGGTTCCTGCTCGTGCTGCTGCAGGGGCTCAGGGTGCTCGGCCGGGCCGACCCGGATCCGCGCAGGCTGCGCGACGCGGTCGAACAAGCCATGACGGCTGTCCAAATATGA